The Flavivirga eckloniae genomic interval ATAAGGATACATAACTATGTCTTCTGTAAAGATAGGAACTAAATTCCTTACAACATCATACATTCTTTTAGTCTTTGTAGATATTTCATCTTGTTTTTTAAGATATTCAATAGCCTGTACAATGGTTATCATTTCAATGGCGACAACTTCAAAGGCATTTTCAATAACCTTTTTTGTAATTAAGGCTGCATTGGTTCCCATGCTTACAATATCTTGATTGTCATTGTTGTTGGGGATACTATGCACATACATTGGGTTAGACAACATTTGATTTTCGGCTGTAGTAGATGTGGCTGTAAACTGAACACCTTGCATACCAAAATTTAATCCTAATTTACCCAAATTTACAAATGCAGGAAGAATATTATTCAGATTAGGGTTTAACAAATAGTTAAGTTGACGCTCTGCAAGCATACTCATTTTGGTAACAACTAATTTTAATTTATCCATTTCTAGCGAAACATAGTCGCCATGGAAGTTTCCGCCATGATATACATGTTGTTCCTCTACATTTACAATAGGATTATCGTTTGCAGAATTAATCTCTTCAATTAATATTCTTTCTATATTATTTAAAGTATCTAATACAGGTCCTAATATTTGAGGAACACATCGTAAAGAATAATATTCTTGTACTTTTTCTTCAAAAACAGTAACCTCAGGATTTTTATTATATAAAAACTCTTCGCGTTTTCTGGTTAGCTTGCTGTCGCTTAAATACGACCTCATTTGTTTAGCTACTTCTCGCTGTCCTTTGTGTTTTTTCGTTTGGTTTAACTCAAAGGATAAGTGATCGTCGTATGCTTGCACAATTTCATTGATTGCAGAAGAGCACAAAACAACCCAGTTAAGTAATCGTCTTGTATTTATAGTGTTTACAATACCAATACCAGTCATTACAGAAGTACCATTCATTAAAGCCAGCCCTTCCCTTAAAGCAACTGTAATAGGTTTTAGGTTCTCGATTTCAAAAACTTCTTTAGTGGGCCTTAGTTCATTTTTATAAAAAACCTCGCCTTCTCCAATTAAAACAAGCGCTAAATGTGCTAATTGTACTAAATCACCACTTGCACCAACCCCTCCATGCTCATAAATTAATGGAATAATATCTCTGTTAATTAAAGTGGTCATTAATTCTATTACCGATTTATGTACCCCAGAGTTGCCTAAAGATAATGTATTTAATCGCGCTAACATGGCTGCTTTTACGTACTGAGGAGCAATAATGTTTCCTGTACCAGAAGCATGGCTTCTAATTAAATTGTACTGTAGTTTTATACGATCTACATCATCTATTTTGTATTGTGCCATAGGGCCAAAGCCCGTGTTAACACCATAAATGGTTTTGTTTTCTGAAAACGTTTTTAAAAAATTAAAACTATTTTCAATAGTTTCGAAAACTGTATTATCAATTTCGATAGGGTTGTTTTCAAAAATGATTTTGTAAAATTCTTCAATACCTAAAGTTCCATTAAGTTTTAACATCTAGACTGTGTTGGTAAAATTTAAAAATAATATTTTAATAACTAAAGATAAAATAGTTATTTTGGAATGCAAATTTAGAATAATAAATGACACCAACTAAAAAGAATATGAGCGAAGAAAACATTGACGTATTAATTATAGGGGCAGGGCCATCTGGATGCGTTTCGGCGTCATATTTATATGATAAAAACTGTAAGGTAAAGATTATAGAAAAAAGCAAATTTCCAAGGTTTGTTATTGGAGAAAGCTTATTGCCGAGATGTATGGATCATTTTGAAGAAGTTGGGTTGTTAGATAGTTTAAAGGCATGCGATTTTGAAGTTAAGGAAGGTGCGCGATTTAT includes:
- a CDS encoding HAL/PAL/TAL family ammonia-lyase, producing the protein MLKLNGTLGIEEFYKIIFENNPIEIDNTVFETIENSFNFLKTFSENKTIYGVNTGFGPMAQYKIDDVDRIKLQYNLIRSHASGTGNIIAPQYVKAAMLARLNTLSLGNSGVHKSVIELMTTLINRDIIPLIYEHGGVGASGDLVQLAHLALVLIGEGEVFYKNELRPTKEVFEIENLKPITVALREGLALMNGTSVMTGIGIVNTINTRRLLNWVVLCSSAINEIVQAYDDHLSFELNQTKKHKGQREVAKQMRSYLSDSKLTRKREEFLYNKNPEVTVFEEKVQEYYSLRCVPQILGPVLDTLNNIERILIEEINSANDNPIVNVEEQHVYHGGNFHGDYVSLEMDKLKLVVTKMSMLAERQLNYLLNPNLNNILPAFVNLGKLGLNFGMQGVQFTATSTTAENQMLSNPMYVHSIPNNNDNQDIVSMGTNAALITKKVIENAFEVVAIEMITIVQAIEYLKKQDEISTKTKRMYDVVRNLVPIFTEDIVMYPYVNKVKDFIMNHENNIV